Sequence from the Hylaeus volcanicus isolate JK05 chromosome 1, UHH_iyHylVolc1.0_haploid, whole genome shotgun sequence genome:
CCCGCCTTTTCAACCTCTTTCTTCATATCGTATGacataacttttttatatttatacctatagaaatgaaagattatcgtaaataatacataaaagtCACAAATATATCGTAAAAATACACAGATATACCTTATCTCTGCAAATTCACGCAATAGAAACGATCCTCCTATGACAAGAATCATAAACGGCAAGAACTGTTGAAATCCTCTGCCTTTAAAAAATGCTGACATTATATTAAGGTTATGTTATGAATCAGATGGTGTCGGG
This genomic interval carries:
- the LOC128879259 gene encoding cytochrome c oxidase assembly protein COX16 homolog, mitochondrial; this translates as MSAFFKGRGFQQFLPFMILVIGGSFLLREFAEIRYKYKKVMSYDMKKEVEKAGIKVNQSLTLEEEYENLKNKLDIDNWQNVQIPKPWDETEGSRN